From the Selenomonas sp. oral taxon 920 genome, the window GACGTTTATCTCCACGAGGAGGGCTCCGTCGCCATCCGCGAGCAGCTGGAACGCGACGAGCTGGACTTCGGCATCATCATCATCCCTGAGGGCTCGCCGAATCTGCAGCTTCTCCCGATGGCGCGCAGCCAGATTGTCTGCTGCGTGCCCGCCGGCAGCGACCTCGCCGCACGCAAGGCAGTCACCCTGCAGGACATCGAGGACCGCAATCTGATCATGCTGAAGGAGGGCTCGTTCCTCCGGCAGACCATGCTGGAAAAAATGAAGACGGCGGGCGTCACGCCGAACATTGTGCTCGAGTCCAATCAGGTCGTCACCATCATGGGACTTGTTGCGAGCGGCGTCGGCAACGCATTCCTGCTCGATATGATCGTCCACGACACGCCCGGCATCAAAGCCGTACCGCTTGCGACCCCCGTATTTGTCGATGTGGGTCTGGCGTGGAAGCGTGACCGCTATATCTCACGTGCGGCGCAGTCCTTCATTGAGTTCAGCAAGGACATCCTCAGCCATGAGACGAACCACACGATTCTATAATTAAGATGACAAAGCCGTTTGCGGGCACAGTGCCCGCAAACGGCTTTTTGAATGGCCTTCTCAGAAAATCAAATGTGCAACCACATAGCCGACGCAGCAGCCGGAGCTGACACCGATCAGTCCCGGAATCATGAACGAGTGGTTCAGGATGTACTTGCCGATGCGCGTCGTGCCCGAGCGGTCGAAACCGATGCACGCGAGATCGGACGGATAGGTCGGCAGGAAGAAGTAACCGTAGCACGCCGAGATGAACGAGAGGACAAGGATCGGATCCATGCCCACGTTCAGCGCCATCGGAACGACAATCGCGATCGCTGCCCCCTGCGAGTTCACGAGCTTCGACGTGAGGAACGCGAGAACAGCATACGCCCACGGATAGTTCTGCACGGCAGAGCCGAGGAACTCCTTCAGGAAACCCATGTGGTTCATGAAGTAGGTATCCGCCATCCATGCAACGCCGTAGACCGAGACGAGTGCAACCACGCCTGAGCGGAACACCTGCGAGTTGCCGACATCCTTCGCCTTGACCTTGCAGGCAAGGAGAATCGTTGCACCGACAAGCAGCATAACCATCTGGATCACGATGACCATCGAGATCGCCTTCGGCGCAGCGTCCGGCTTCGGCGGGAACTTCGGCAACAGCTCCGGGAAGTTGCCGAGCACGGCAATCGCGATAATGCCCGCGAAGAAGATAAACATTGCGCGGTAGTACTCCGTCGGGAGCTCCTTGTCCATCAGACTCTCAGTATCGCCGTAGACATACTGCTTGTTCTCAGGATCGCGGATGAACTCCTGGAACCGCTCATCC encodes:
- a CDS encoding LysR family transcriptional regulator → MELRQLEYFQMASRLKNITRAAERLRVSQPNITVAIKKLEGELGIQLFDRSQKQLSLTPEGAVFLGRVEVALRNIQDAVLEVNDYKQLQKGTIKIGIPPMMGAYLFPKIFSSFQRRYSHLDVYLHEEGSVAIREQLERDELDFGIIIIPEGSPNLQLLPMARSQIVCCVPAGSDLAARKAVTLQDIEDRNLIMLKEGSFLRQTMLEKMKTAGVTPNIVLESNQVVTIMGLVASGVGNAFLLDMIVHDTPGIKAVPLATPVFVDVGLAWKRDRYISRAAQSFIEFSKDILSHETNHTIL
- a CDS encoding anaerobic C4-dicarboxylate transporter, whose amino-acid sequence is MEMLLGFIVLLVCLIVGVRHGGLGLAVISGFGLVIYTFVFGYQPGKPPIDVMLIILAVVTCAGFLQTSGGLTVMLKYAEKFLRNNPKHVTILAPLTTWFLTVLCGTGHVVYTMFPIIYDIAIKQGIRPERPMAVSSVASQMGICASPVSVAVVSMVAFLSVSGHEFSVFQVLSVSIPATGLGVLFAALWSYRRGKDLEQDERFQEFIRDPENKQYVYGDTESLMDKELPTEYYRAMFIFFAGIIAIAVLGNFPELLPKFPPKPDAAPKAISMVIVIQMVMLLVGATILLACKVKAKDVGNSQVFRSGVVALVSVYGVAWMADTYFMNHMGFLKEFLGSAVQNYPWAYAVLAFLTSKLVNSQGAAIAIVVPMALNVGMDPILVLSFISACYGYFFLPTYPSDLACIGFDRSGTTRIGKYILNHSFMIPGLIGVSSGCCVGYVVAHLIF